The genomic interval AAGAGCCTCTTGCACCACCGCTTCAAGCTCGCGCCCGTGCTCTATGACCAGCACACGCCCATGCACCACATGATCTTCTACACGCACGACATGGCCGTGCGCAGTCGCCGCGAGTGGAAGGTCGTGCTCATCCCCAGCTTCGGGATCGTGATGGCGGCGGTGGGTCTGTTCCCGGTGATCGCGCTGCTGTGGATCTACAGCTCACACAACATGGCGGCGGTCTTCACCATCGAGACCATGGGCTACATCGTGAGCTACGAGTGGCTGCACCTCTCGTATCACCTGGATCCGAAGAGTCCGATCGGCTCGCTGCGCATCATCGGCTTCCTGCGGCGGCACCACGCGCTGCACCACGATCCGCGGCTCATGCAGCGCTGGAACTTCAACGTCAGCCTGCCGCTGTGGGATCTCGTGCGGCGCACGTACGCGAGCACGCTCGAGGAGGCGCAGGCCCGCGACGCGGAGAAGAAGGCTGCGCGCACTGCGTAGAAACACAACGGCCGCCGCGCTCGCGCGCAGCGGCCGTCGAAGCAACCGCGAGGCCCTCTAGAACATCGACCAGAGCAGCTGGTTGGTGACCTCGTGGTGGAACATGACCTCTTCCTTCTTGATGCGCGTGCCCAGGATGCGCGGGCAGCGGTCGGCGGCGCTCTGCTTGAGCTCGGCGAAGCGGGTCTGCATGTCCTCGCCGAG from Deltaproteobacteria bacterium carries:
- a CDS encoding fatty acid hydroxylase, translating into MATPEYTEDLLPNEKREKIRAEALGTGFYSPWLHLGVTSIVGGGLVVAAITQLHDVTLGQILFGVALFLFSNATEWRIHKSLLHHRFKLAPVLYDQHTPMHHMIFYTHDMAVRSRREWKVVLIPSFGIVMAAVGLFPVIALLWIYSSHNMAAVFTIETMGYIVSYEWLHLSYHLDPKSPIGSLRIIGFLRRHHALHHDPRLMQRWNFNVSLPLWDLVRRTYASTLEEAQARDAEKKAARTA